Proteins encoded in a region of the Triticum dicoccoides isolate Atlit2015 ecotype Zavitan chromosome 3A, WEW_v2.0, whole genome shotgun sequence genome:
- the LOC119267698 gene encoding putative ubiquitin-conjugating enzyme E2 38 gives MDTECRGPQQGGSSCWATGAAAWSSSQQKRQRCEGSSSDQVGSSTSASVQMSESELPDTDYVENEEEDYYMDDDDDCDDENGNDSEYEFDEADFNQQLADKFDDLDLPPGVEATVPWLQKLAANDEQDGASDELVEDEITRKYKAFQQFYTVQNFSDHHYANKSVGKTSREWAKRIQHDWKLLEKDLPASIFVRVAEDRMDLLRAAIIGPKGTPYHDGLFFFDAHFTSNYPSEPPLVYYHSGGLRLNPNLYNCGKVCLSLLGTWSGSGCEKWNSAHSTMLQVLVSIQALILNEKPYFNEPGYAGSANTTTGQQHSVEYNKTTFLHSCRTMLYSLRRPPEHFGDLVAGHFRERGRTILAACKHYLEGNMVGSEVPEEEEAEYDGTGASSSSSSSRSSSSVPKKQEVMRVDPLGRRTQFTDNLKTLFEDLLMEFNVKGADTRKFLEDKVKKNLPAA, from the exons ATGGACACCGA GTGCCGCGGGCCGCAGCAGGGGGGCTCGTCCTGctgggcgacgggcgcggcggctTGGAGTTCATCGCAGCAGAAGCGCCAGCGATGCGAG GGTTCTTCCAGCGACCAAGTTGGATCCAGCACAAGTGCTTCTGTGCAAATGTCTGAATCAGAGCTACCAGATACTGATTAcgtagaaaatgaggaagaggattactatatggatgatgatgatgattgtgaTGATGAAAACGGCAATGACTCTGAATATGAATTCGATGAAGCTGACTTTAATCAGCAGCTTGCTGATAAATTTGATGATTTAGATCTGCCTCCAGGTGTGGAGGCTACTGTACCATGGCTTCAGAAACTTGCAGCCAATGACGAGCAGGATGGAGCGTCAGATGAGTTAGTTGAGGATGAAATTACAAGGAAATATAAGGCATTTCAACAATTCTACACTGTTCAAAATTTCTCTGACCACCATTATGCTAATAAATCAGTGGGGAAG ACAAGCAGGGAATGGGCAAAGAGAATTCAACATGACTGGAAACTTTTAGAGAAAGATCTACCAG CTTCTATCTTTGTCCGTGTTGCTGAAGATAGAATGGATCTTCTTAGGGCTGCGATTATTGGCCCTAAGGGAACACCCTATCATGATGGTCTCTTCTTCTTTGATGCACATTTTACCTCTAATTATCCTTCAGAGCCTCCG TTGGTGTATTACCATTCTGGAGGGCTTCGACTTAATCCGAACTTGTATAATTGTGGAAAAGTCTGCCTTAGCCTCCTTGGTACCTGGAGTGGTAGTGGTTGCGAGAAGTGGAACTCAGCTCACTCAACCATGCTGCAGGTGCTTGTGTCCATTCAGGCTCTCATTTTGAATGAGAAGCCATACTTCAATGAACCGGGATATGCAGGCTCTGCGAATACCACAACTGGACAACAGCATTCTGTAGAGTATAACAAGACCACATTTCTGCACTCCTGTAGGACTATGCTGTATTCACTTAGAAGGCCTCCGGAG CACTTTGGAGACCTTGTCGCCGGCCACTTCCGGGAACGCGGACGCACCATTCTGGCAGCATGCAAACACTACCTAGAGGGTAACATGGTCGGATCGGAGGTCCCCGAAGAGGAAGAAGCGGAATACGACGGCACTGGAGCgtctagcagcagcagcagcagccgcagtaGCAGCAGTGTACCAAAGAAGCAAGAAGTGATGAGGGTGGATCCTCTGGGTAGGCGCACTCAGTTCACTGACAACCTCAAGACGCTGTTTGAAGATCTTCTGATGGAGTTCAACGTGAAGGGCGCTGACACTAGGAAGTTCCTGGAAGACAAGGTTAAGAAGAACCTGCCCGCAGCCTGA